The Aphidius gifuensis isolate YNYX2018 linkage group LG2, ASM1490517v1, whole genome shotgun sequence DNA window attaTTGCTGCATCAAATTtatgatatattaataaaaaaaaatagccataATAAGCTGATTATATTGTATTAGTACtgtttctttaaaataatttaaaaataaaaataccagcAACAATTGCTGcatcgattaaaaaaaaaacttccaaTATAATATAAGAATATTTCAGCACTGTTATTGCtgcatcaaatttataatatattattaaaataagtaGCCATAATAAGCTGATTATATTGTATTAGTGCTGttgctttaaaataatttaaaaataaaaataccagcAACAATTGCTGcatcgattaaaaaaaaaacttcaatatAAGAATATTTCAGCACTCTTATTGCTGCATCAGTATAtatcattaattgatattagTATATCACGTTAAAGATACAGCCTTTTATTTTGCTACATTGCATAtactcttttcttttttcagtTCATTGTGTGATGCAGCATTATTGCTGCATCAAATTtatgatatattaataaaaaaaaatagccataATAAGCTGATTATATTGTATTAGtactttttctttaaaataatttaaaaataaaaataccagcAACAATTGCTGcatcgattaaaaaaaaaacttcaatatAAGAATATTTCAGCACTCTTATTGCTGCATCAGTATAtatcattaattgatattagTATATCACGTTAAAGATACAGCCTTTTATTTTGCTACATTGCATAtactcttttctttttttttttcagttcttGAAAAGTTTGGTGTTACTAGAATTGCTCATTTATCTAAACGAGAACAGCAATGGTACTCTCTCACTATGGATTTAGCACACGCAGTTCAAGTGGCTAATTCCAAAATAGCGactttaaagaaattaaaaacactTCAAAAGCTACCAtggaatcaaataaataatcttccAGAATCTATTCAAACGTTTGTTTTAGGACAAGTAAAAAATGCTACAAAAAATGCATATGCGCGTCAGTGGTCTTTAGAAGATAAGTTGACTTTTTATGCCATCAAGAAACATAGCAACGTTGCATACCAGTTCTTGTCTCAAATATTCTGTGTCCCTTGTGAAGAAACAATACGTAAATTTGGTGCTGATATTGTCTTTAAACCAGGACACAATGAAGCAATCTATAAGTCAATAGCTGAGCGGGCTCGTAGAAAAGGTTGGTCTCTACTTagttatttgaattttgatgaAACTTTCATAAGAGCAGACCTGGAGTATGATCCAGCATCTGGTACAATTTATGGTGTTACTGATAATGGTTCTGTAAGAGAGCAAACTATTGCTAATCATGCACTGGTGTTTATGTTAAAGAGTATAACAGGTCAATGGAAGCAACCAGTGTATTATTCTTTTTGTAGATCTTCATCTTCTACGTCTGAGATAAAGACTGCGTATGTGGATGTTGTTCGGAAAGCTAAAGCTGCAGGCATAAAAGTGATAGGATCTGTCTGTGATCAGGGGGCTACAAACGTATCTGCCATGAAACAATTGAGCAAGGAAACACGTTGTTTCAGGCACGATGTTGAAAcagatgaaattattataaccgTGGATGgtcataatatatttcatgTATATGATATTCCTCatctcattaaaaatttaagaaataacttactggtaaaaaatttgatattccAATTACCAGGACAGATAGAGCGTGAAGCTTGCTGGGATCATATAGTAATGGGGTATGATATTGA harbors:
- the LOC122850388 gene encoding uncharacterized protein LOC122850388, with protein sequence MPINSVNNNDIKKKVTKNVKNHKCFDYTNSYAKSSVVTIPHKSKQITPEEKFKRYYSKNVVISTIISCILTLFAFGIYEKQGFRIAFFKVLPRHLIVNWHHILYSKHYHSNIDNIDDLKRSNHQVFVANEFKHYLNNFSRNYSIYLASDFCSCVLLNNLNATCVGRRDYEAATRYYLHMSKETVADFNETQLMLLEKFGVTRIAHLSKREQQWYSLTMDLAHAVQVANSKIATLKKLKTLQKLPWNQINNLPESIQTFVLGQVKNATKNAYARQWSLEDKLTFYAIKKHSNVAYQFLSQIFCVPCEETIRKFGADIVFKPGHNEAIYKSIAERARRKGWSLLSYLNFDETFIRADLEYDPASGTIYGVTDNGSVREQTIANHALVFMLKSITGQWKQPVYYSFCRSSSSTSEIKTAYVDVVRKAKAAGIKVIGSVCDQGATNVSAMKQLSKETRCFRHDVETDEIIITVDGHNIFHVYDIPHLIKNLRNNLLVKNLIFQLPGQIEREACWDHIVMGYDIDRIKNSKKYRELSKLTELHVRAKLIPKMKVKYATQVFSNTVGKRIRAMAIDKASIKNKNNDIIKEMPPEGEHTGELLIFINEVFDSLQCQKISTSSSDDMWNKYKNVFKWHMKSDY